The genomic window GCCCTCCCCAGCTACAATAAAAGGGCTTTTCCTTGGTGATGGATGCCACAGGATGTGGGTGGGAATTGGGGTGAAATGCCAGGGGTTTGGTGCCCCTAATGCCAGATGTGTTGTCACATCAGGTTGTCATGAGCAGGGGCCAAGGGAGGGGTAACTGGGGACATAATTAATTCCAACACTAATTATCTGGGTCTAATgagggagggagcagccagCAGTGATGGGGGTTGCAGGGTCTGGCTGGCCCCAGGGTGAGGGGGATTTGgtgaggggatttgggggtgttGTTGGTGACACTGGAGgtttggggacactggggacattAGGGATGCAGGGACTGTGGAGAGAGCAGAGGGTGGGACATTCGAGGATGTGGACATGGAGGTACACTGGGCATTTGGAGGTATCAGGGACTTGAGCACACAGGTGATTTGGGGACGTGGGGGATGCAGGGTGGCAGCCAGTTGGGAGCCATCTCCCACCTTTCCCAACCACTTCAGGGTCAGGTGGTCACACAAGGACTGAGGCTCCTGGTCACTCTGGGTGCTGCCAGCCCCTGGGGACATCCTGTAGCTGTGGGTATCACCTCATGGGGCAGAGGGCTGGTGCCCTGGTGACACAGGTGGCCCTGTAGGGTGTCGTGTGGGGTGTCATCACACCAGGGTGGTGGGGACACCTTCATCCCCTGCAGGGCCATTGCCCTGTCCTGAGTCCCCTAgtgtccccccatccccagggcTGGTACCACacccagagcagccagacaCAGGATGCAGCACTGTCCCTTTATTCTCCGGGGCCTGGGCAAGGGGTGAGATGCATGGGCACGGGGTGGGCACAGTGTGGCACAGGCACACTCAGGAAGGTGGTCAGGGGGTGCAGGTGGCCCAGTTATGGCAGCAgtggtggggggaaggtgtaTTGTGGGCATGGCATGGCTTGGGATGGTgtagggatggggatggagataGGCACAGGGTGGGCAAAGGAGTGGAGAGGACAGgatggcacaggggcagggatgACATGGGTTTGGGGATGGTGTGGAGGAGGGATGGCATGGGATGGGGTTGGCATAAGAAGGAGATGGCTTGGACTTGGGGATGAGCTAGGGATGGGGAAGGAAGTGATGTGGACAtggggatggcacagggatggacagggatgATGTGGGCATGGGAGGGGCAAAGGGATGGGGATGACACAGGGAATGGCACAGGAATGGGGATGACATGGGCTTGGGGATGGCAGGAGATGGTTGTGGCAAGGACACGGGGTGGGCAAAGGCACAGGGATAGCACAGCAATGGAGATGGCATGGGCTTGGCATGGGTTGTCAAGGATGTGATGCACAAGGATGTGAGTGACaatggcacagggatgggatgggcaaAGACACAGGCATAGGGATGGCACAGTGACAGGgatggctgggcagggcacaagCATTGCggggagctggcacagccagcatAAGCCTGGTGACACCGTGGGCTGGGCACTGGCCCCATGGGCACCTGCTGCTCACTTCCAGCTGGTGAAGAACTGTTTGAAAAGGGGCGTCTCGCAGCCCTGGGGTAGGATTTCCACCTGCCGGGACAgcaatggggacagggatgggacagggatcGGGAGGGGGTGATGCTTCCCATGCCAGCCCCCGGGCACCCTTCACCACTGCACCCACCTGTGTCTGGGGCGGGTGGCCCATGCGGGCGATCACCTCCTCGGCCACCCTGAGGGCTGCCCGGCGCTCCTGCTCATTGGCCTTGCGCCCTGCGGTGGGGATGTCAGAGCCGTTCTGGGCACGGCCCCCGTCTCCATGTCACCCTGTGTCCCCACCCCAGGCACCTTTCCAGACGTAGACCTTCCCGCCAGCGCCGTTGTCCAGCACGAAGCAGTCATCggggcagagcaggctctggcTGAAGGGGCTGCCAGCGGCCACCTGGGTCAGGTCCATGCGCCCCGTCACGTCCGACACCTGCCCGTGGAGGGGATGTCACTGCAAGGTCACCCAGAGCCGCCCCAGCCCGGTGTCCTCCCACCCAGCCACTGCAGCATTCCCCATCCATGCTTGCCTCAGGGCACCCGCTGTGTCCCCAGGCCATGCCCAGCCTCATATGCTCTCTGGGGCCACCAAGGTGTGTCTGCTGGCCATGCACAGCTCCCTGTGGCTTTCCTAGAACCACCAGAGTGTCCCCTGGCTGTCCACAGCTTCACGTACGCCCAGGGGCCACCACAGCATCCCCTGGTGTTGCCCAGTCCCATGTCTCCCATGGGACCACTGCACTGTCCCTGGCCATGCCTGACCCTAGAATCACCATGGTGTCCCCTGGCCAtctccatccctgtgccctccATGGTGACGCTCAGCCATGCCCAGCCCTGGTGCCACGGGGGTGTCCTGCCATGTCCTTGCCTTGTAGAGCACAGCTGCCCCCATGTTGCTCCGGTCGGCTGCCACGTCCTCCTCGGGGCTGCCCTCCTGCAAGGGGGGCTTGGGGCCCAGCACCTGCCAGGGGACGAGATGGGGGTGTCACAGAGCCACCCCAGGGACACCCACgtccccctctcctcccagtGAGGACGTACCTGGACCATCTCGGGTGGCTCCTCGCCATCCACCACGATCTCCAGGCGCGCCTTGCCACCCCGCTCGCTGTCCCGGATGGCCACAGCCAGCTCCTGCGCCCTGCTGCGCTCCAGGACGTTGCTCCGGGCCCCACACCACACGAAAAGggtctggggacagggaggggaacAGCGGTGATGGAGCCACCCCACAGTGGTCCCCAACCTGcctcagccaggctggggatggagcagctgcaggggtTGAAGCTGGTCCAGGAAGATGCTGCGATGGGCAGAGGGACACTCCAATGGATGGACAGACACCCCAACCATCAAACCCCGCTCCCGATAGGGGGACACCCCAAGAGGTCAGTGGGCACCCcaagagacagacagacacccCAACAGATGGACACCCCAAAAATGAGGCAGACACCCCTGCAGATGGCTGGGCGCTTGGAGAGATGGACAGACACCCCAACAGAAGGACAAACAGCCAGTCCTATGGAGGTACAGGTGCCCCAACCAAGAGGGACACCTCAATGAGCTGATGGATGCCCCAGAGGACAGAGGGACACACAGGACACGTTgaccttcccccctcccccccaccacatgagaaggacctgggggccAGAGATGGGGACAGCAggcccagggagggggcaggTGCACCCCACTCACTTGTCCCAGGTCGAGGAGGAAGCAGTCCCCGGTGTTGAAGCTGGCCCAGGCTGGGTCTCGCTCACTCACCCGGATCTTCCTCTTGCCCTTCACCTGGTACAGTTTgggtgcagggccagggctggggctgggccaggtgGGCTTGAATGCTGAGGCCACACCACCttcctgctggcacagggggCTCAGCACTCCATGGGGTGTCCAGCACCAAATGGGGGTGGCAAACACCCGGCATGGATAGTTAGCACCTGGAGGGGATGCTGAGCACCACATGGGTGTGCTGAGCACTTGGTGGGGTGCCCAGCACCCAGTGGGGATGACAAGCATCCAGCATGAATGTGAACACCCAGAAGGGATGCTGAGCACCTTCTGAGGGTGCCCAGCACCCAGTGGGCGTCCCTCTTGCTCAGCACAGATGAAGCAGAGTAGTGAGGGTGTGGAGAGCCCAGCGCTGACGCTGAGCACCCATCTGGGGTGCTGGGAGCCTGGTTGGGGTGCTGCGTACTGGGAGGACCCCAAGTGCCGCTGGGCACCCCAGTACCTGGTAGGTGAGGCCGTGGGGGAAGTACTCCATGAAGAGGTCAGACTCGTTGCCCTGCACCTCACGGTGTGTGACGGGGCGCTCGCCCAGCAGCGAGCTCAGCTGGGTGGAGAGGAGGGCACAGGCGCCCCGCTCGTCCTGCGAGGAGTCCCGGCCTGTGGGCAGCCAGGTGAGCACCCAACCCCACCTGCCCCTggagccccacagcccccctggcGCTCACCCATCCACAGGTGGAGGTGGGCGCGCTCCTCTGGCCCGTTGTGCAGCACCAGGTAAGAATCCCCAGAGAAGAAAATCCCCCGGGCAGCCTCGGGGACCTCCACGGGCCGCAGCTGCTCCACCCGCCAGATGTGCAGCCCCGGGAGAGCGGCTGCAGGGCCGAAAGGGGAACCACTGCGGGGCAGGCAGGGGTGAGAGGGGGGCAATCAGGGAAGGGGGAGCAGTGGGGAGGGGACATACCTTTTGGGGAGTGCGGTGTACATGGCGTTGGGGTGGCAgagatgggtggatggatggaccTGTGGATGGACGGATGGGGGACACCATGAGATGGACGCAAAGGATGGAGAGCCAGGTCAAGGACACCCCAGTGGACAGATTATTACCCTGAAGGACAAATGGATGCCCTAACAGATACACAGAAGGACAAGTGGACACCCCGATGGACACCTCGATAAACAATGAGACACTCAGAAAGACAGACCGATATCTGGACAGGTACCCAGAAGGACAGAGGGACAACCCATTGGACAGAGGGACACCGTGATGGACGGATGGACACTCAGAAGGACAGACAGATGCCCCAACAGACACACAGAAGGACAACTGAACACACCCAGATGGACAAATGGACACCCCGATGGACACCCAGATGGACAGAGGGGCACCTCACCAGGGAGACAGATGCCACAATGGACAGGCAGTCACCCAGAGGATGGACTGACACCCCCACATACAGGTGGAGACCTCTATGGGTAAGGGAACACCCCCATGGACAGACACTCCGATAAATGGACACCCAGGAAGACGGACAGACACCCAATAGACAGAGGTGTCCTGATGAACAGCCAGACACCTGGAAGGGCAGAGGGACACCCtagcagacagacagaccccACGGGGGTGGGATGCccccagacagacagacagagatCCCCGAGGCACACATTCCATGACGGACAGATGGACACCGCGCCAGCCCCTCCTCCGCACGAACGGACGGACCCCCCCGACGGACAGATAGACCCCCGAGGGACGCCCCGAGAAGCCCCGGCTCCGTCCAAGGCTGCGGCCGAGCGGCACCGACGGACGCCTCGACACCCGGAAGGCGCCGGCGGTGAGTCAGGAGCAGGAAAGGGTGGGGACGGGGAGGGCGAGCAGGGGGGGACGGAGCTGGCCCCCCCGGGGGGGCACGTGGCCTCGAATGGAGGGGGCACTGAGCCCTAGGACCCCCACTCTGCTGGGAGCCCCCGCCCCTATGggcttcccctcccctctggGACCCCACCCTACTGCTGGGACTCCCACCCTCCTGAGCACCGCCCCCGTGCAGGGGCCACCTACACTCTGCCGGGACCCCCTCCCTCCTGGACCCTTCCCCACTCTGCTGGGAGCCCCATTCCACTGGGATCCCCCCTCACCTTACTGGGACTCCCACCATCCTGGGGACTGTCCTGGGGATCCCCCCCTTCTCCTGAGCGACCCCCCAACACTGCTGGATCCACCACACTCTCATGGgaccccccacacacactgctGGGACCCCCACCCTCCTGGACGTGCCCCCCCCAGGAGCCCCGCCCTGCTGGGACCCTCATGGGACACCTCCACTCTGAAGACACTGTACCCCATCCTACTGGGACCACCCCTGTCCAGGACACACCTCTCCCCAGGACCCCCACCCGCTAGAACCCAGTGTcacccagagcacagagtgCCACCCATGGGCCACCCCCCTGGGGGCTCCCAGGCTTCTtcccccctgccaggggctggggcagctttGGGACCCTACGGgggttgtactgggaagggGGGACTCTACTGGGTGTGAAAACTATACTGTGAGCTGTACTGGGTGTGCTCTGGGGGGGGGCTGAACTGGAAGCGGGCTATATTGGCTGGGGGACTGTACTGGGTGGTCCACACAGGGGCTGGGATTGGAGGGGGTATACTGGGAGCTGTACTGGTGGGGTTGCACTGCAAGGTTCTGCTGATCTGTGCTGGTGAGGCTGGATTGGGAGGGGGTTGAACTGGAGGACTGTACTAGGAATGGGGGGACTGTACTGGGTGGGCTTCTGGGAGCTGTACTGGTAGGGCTGCACTGGGGGGGGATATTTGTACTGGGAATAGGGGGGCTGTACTGGGGGAAGGCTGTACTGTGGGGGATTGGGGGATTCTGTAGTGGGGGAGCCATGACAGGTTAGGGAGGCTGTCCTGGGAGTGGAGCTGGAAGGGGAGGTGTCACGGGGGGCTGCATGCGGTGGGGTGGAGGCTGCAGCAGAGGCTCACTGGGCTGCACTGGGAGGCACTCGGAGGTGCAGGTGGGGCCCCCCAGCTCCCGGCAGGCCCCAGCATTGCTGGACAGTGAGTCATGGCCGGGGGGGGGCACATGTGTGACGAGGGGGGGCCACGCATGTGACGAGCACGGGAGGCCTGAGCTGCCACGTGGCCCCGCCACCACCGCGGCCCAGGGAGCCTGCGGGGCCCGAGCGGGTGGGGGGCACCCAGTGCACCCCCCAACATCACCCTCTGCGCTCTCCAGCACCCCAGGGGGCACTCTAGGGGGGCACACCCCAGCCTGAACCCCCGTCCTGGGCAGGGGGAGTGTCGGGGGGGGTCACACGTGTGTAATGTGTGTGCAGCACGTGTGCAGGACGTGTGCAGTGTGCAGTGCACGGTCTCTGTGCGTGGTCCTGCCCCACACGCAGCTCGTCCTGTGTGCTCCGTGTGCAGCGTGTGCAGGGAGCCCCGGGGCACTGCCAGGCATGTGCAGGGGGTGTGCAGTGCGTGTGCCGTGTGCTGTGCATGTCTCATGTGCGGTGTCTTCACGTGTGTAGTGTGTCCATGTGCTGCTCCAGACAACGGGGTTCCtgtgtgctgtgcctgcagtgtCACGGATGCAGGGGCTGTGCCCGGTCCCAGGGCAGACGCAGCACTGGCACCTGAGGCTCCGAGCCTGCATGTGCAGCACCCACAGAGGTGCAGTGGGTACAAATGGcgcagggggacaggggggacagggaatgcAGGGGGTTCAGGGGTTGCAGGGGGTACAGGAGTGCAGTGGGTAGTGGGGGCTCAGGGtttacagcagcacagaggggtGGGTGGTACAGGGGTGCAGGGCTTACAGGGGCGCAGGGGTTACAGGGGTGCAGCAGTTACAGGGGTGCAGGGTGtgccctgtgcctgcctgtgctGTGAGCACGGTGTCGGTGTCACTGCTGCGGGTGCAGCACCGGtgcccagcccagtgccaggCCTGAACCAGACGCCACACGTGGGGCCACGGTGCCGGTGCCGTGTCGTGCTGGTCCCCACGCCGTGCCAGTGCTGATGCAATGCCAGCCTCTGCAGTCCAGGGTGCCCACAGCGCCAGTACAGTGCTGTGCCCCAGTCAGTGCCGGTGTGGGCTCGAGACCGGTCCCAGGAGTGCCAGCGCAGTGCAGCGTGGGTCCCCTCAGTGCCGGTGTCACTTCAGTGCCAGTCCCGGTGCCAGTGGAGCGCGGGTCCCCGGcagtgccggtgccggtgccagTGCCGGTACCAGGCAGCGCCAGTTCCGCGCGGTGCCAGTGCGGGTCCCCGGCAGTCTCGGACCCGGTGCGGTGCCAGTACAGCATGTGGCCAGCGACAGTGGCAGTGCCGGTGCCCATCCCGTTCAGTGCCATCGGGTGCCGTTCAGTGCCAGCGCCATCCCGGTGCCGGTATCATCCCGGTGCCGTCCCGGTGCCGAGTGGGTCCCgggggcgccgccgccgctcggaGCCGCCCCCGGCCGCAGCGCCGCCCCcagcccgcccgcccggggctCTCGGGGCTCTcggggcgcggggccggtgCGGAGCGCGATggtcccggcggggccgccccgctccTGCCTCCTGTTGACGGCCgcgctgctgccgctgctgccggTACCGGCACCgggggccgccccggggcccCCCGCGCTCACCGACGCCGAGATCGAGGAGTTTTTGCGGGGCTTCCTCGGGCCTGGGGACGGCGGGGACCGGGACGGGCACGGCACCGAGCTGAGCTTCGGCACCGACCTCAGCatcggcaccggcaccggcaccggtGAGCGACCGGCACCGCCATCCCACGGGGAACGGGGGGAGGCGGGACGGGGGGGACCcctcagcccggccccgccgtcCCTCACCCCACCTCGGGGCGGCTGCCCCTCCTTTtcgccccctccctcccccagacTCCCCAGGGCCGCTGACGGAGCCTGAGAAACccaggaaggggaagaaggaaaaacccCCCAAGCTTCCCAAGAAGCCCAAGGAGAGACCCCGGAGCCCCAAGAAGGACAAAAACAAAGACAGGGACCGGAGCAAGGGCAAACCCCCCAAGAAACCCAAGGAAAAGCCACCGAAAGGCTCTGAAAACCCCCAAAAaggctcagaaaaaaaccccaaaggctctgaaaaaccccaaaaaggcTCCAAAAAGCCCAAGGAGAAGCCACTCAAGGAGAAGCCACCCAAGGCCACCAAACCCTCTGGTAAGAAGCCACTGGTGCCACCAAGCCtctccccagagccccccaccaccccacagcccctgtgGGGCGAGGATGATGAGGGGGCACCTGAGTTCCTGGAGCCCTCACACtacaaagaggaagaagaggatggAGGTGGCCGAGGTGAGTTTTGGGGACATCCCTCGCTGTGGGCTGTGTTGGGGTGGTGGGTCTCAGCAAAGCAGAGCATCACCCCATGTCCTGCTCAGCTGCCCTAGTGGCTTTGTCCCCCTGGAGTCCCCCTCTCTGTCCCCCTAACCTTCCTCTTCCTGCTGTAGGACAGGGTAGATGAGGGGCATGCTGGGGCCCTGAGgggccctgccagcccctcactctgtccctgtccccaggggagctggaggagccacAGAGTGAACGATGGGGGCTGGGCCGGGAGGACTGGGACCCCAAGCCCCAGCCAGGTGAGTGCTCAGCCCTCAGGGCCACCACCCTGTCTTGGGGCCACCCCACTGCAGCCTGGGGCCACCCCACTGCGCCCCAGTGCGACCTCCCTGTCCCCAAATGTCATCTCCCTGCACCCCAATGCcatctcccagctccccagggccaCTCCCTTGCAACCTAGGGCCACCTCCCTATTCCCACTTGCCACCTTCTTGCACCCCTATGTCACCTCCCTAATCTTTAGTGTCACTTCCCTGTGTCCCAGTGCTGCCTCCCTGCATCCTGGTGCCACCTCCCTGAGTCCCAGTGCCACCACCTTGCACCCCAGGGCCACCTCCCTGCTCTCTGGTGTCCCCTTCCTGcaccccagtgccacctgtGCCCCttccccccgtgtcccctctcTGCAGAGCTTCCCGAGGAGCCGGAGCCCCCGACTCTGGACTACAACGAGCAGCTGGAGCGGGAGGACTACGAGGACTGTACGGTGCTGGGGTGCAGGTGGGGGGACCACCAGGGTCCCCTggcctgcagggagggatggaggggatgtCCCCCCCACCTTGCACCCCAAAGCCAGGGCCACCCTCTGTGTCCCCAGTCGAGTACATCCGGCGGCAGCAGAAGCCCCCCAAGCCCCCGAGCAGGAGGAGACCCGAGCGTGTCTGGCCCCAGCCTGAGGAGCCCCGTatgtggggggacagggggacacaggggctgGCACCACTCGGGGTGAGGTTGGGGGACAGTCCCTAGCCTTGGGGACACAGGGGAGCAGCATTTTGGGGCAGCCTAGAGCTGGGGTGGGCATGGGGTCAGCATAAAGGGTGTGGGGACCCCATAGGGGTGTGGAGACACTGTAGGAGTCTGGACATCTCTTGGTGGTTTGGGGGTGCCAGGGGATGTAGAGGGACATAGGGACCCCAAAGGGACATGGAGACTCCATAGGGACAGAGGGATCCCACAGAATCATGGGGGACCCCATAGGAACACAAGGAACCctgcagggacatggggaccCTGTATGGGCATGGAGGACCCCACAGGGACATGGCATTCTCATGGGAGCATGGGGGACCCTCAGGGGGATGGTAGAGGTGTGGGGACCCCACAGGGGTATGGAGATCTCTTGGGGGCATGGGTGGGATATAGGGGGATCCACTGGGGACATAGGGACCCCACAGGTACATGGGGACCCCACAGAGGGGCATGCTGATCCCGTGGGGACCCCATAGGGGCATGGAGAACCCCATGGGGGCATAGCGGACcctgcaggaacacagggacCCTATTGCCTCCtcatccccagcacagccccttcccCCCACCAGGAGAGCCAGAGGAGccccccccacagccccccctgcagccccccccacagccccccctgccTGGCCCAGTGACCGAAGGGGACTATGGTGAGGGCTTCGAGCCACCTGACTACGATGACCGTGAGTGACAGCCCGGGAGGGAGGGGGgcaccccaggaccccccatCACCCCTGCCCCCACCAGCCCCAGAGGGGTGTCCCAgcccccaccctgtgccccccagtGACCTACGGGCTGCCCCCCCCGCCGAAGCCCCGCAAACATCCGGACAAGGATGACGGGATGGAGACAGACGAGGAGAAAATCAGACCCTGTGAGAGGGGACGAGGGTGGTtggagggatgggcaggggctgggtggGCCCATGGTGGGTGGCATGTCCCCAGAGTTGGTGGCAGAGCCACAGGGAGGGTGGCATGTCCCTGGGGAGGGTGGCATGTCCCTGCAGTGGGTGACATGTCTGCATGGTGGGTGTCACATCCCCGGGGGGGTGGCATGTTCCTGGAACTGGTGGCACATCCCTGGGATGAATGTCACGTCCCTGGGGTGGGTGTCGCTTCCCCAACAGCAAAGCCcaagaaaggcagcagcagcaaggaggaggaggaggaggaggagccctGGGCAGAGGAGAAGGGCCAGGACCACAAAGGTGGGTGccagtccccatccctgttccccCACTCCCATCTCCATCCCTGCCCCCCCCACAGTGAGGGCACTGTGCCCCTTTCCCaggaaaaaccaaaaagccaGGAGGGAAGAAGTGGGATCCAGATGAGGAATGGACCCCTCCGGCAGAGAAGACAAGTGAGTGTCCCCATTTCCAGAACTGACGGGGACACCCCGCTGTGGGGGGGGGATGCTCATCACTCCCTCTCCCCCCGCTGTCCCCAGGATGTCCCCCAATCGGGCTGGAGTCCCACCGCATCGAGGACGACCAGATCCTGGCCTCCTCCATGCTGCGCCACGGGCTGGGCGCCCAGCGTGGCCGCCTCAACATGCAGGTGAGGGTCACCCCTCCCACCCACCCGGGGCTGACAGTGACACCCTCACGCACGTCCCGCTCACTGTCCCCCCCAGGCGGGCACCAACGAGGACGATTTCTTTGACGGGGCGTGGTGTGCCGAGGACGACAGCCGGGCGCACTGGCTCGAGGTGGACACTCGCCGCATCACCATGTTCACCGGTGTCATCACCCAGGGGCGCGACTCCCAGATCCAGTACGGGGACATGGGGGTGGAGGTGGGGACACAGGCAGGGGGGAGTGGGGAGAGTGGGAGTCCCaacctgtccctgtccccttgCAGTGATGACTTTGTCACCAGCTTCTACGTGGGCTTCAGCAACGACAGCCAGCACTGGGTGATGTACAGCAATGGCTACGAGGAGATGGTGGGGACCCCAGACCAGGCttgggggggacatggggacaatGGGGACCCTCTCGAGTACATCTCCCCCCCTTGGCAGATGTTTTATGGCAATGTGGACAAGGACACTCCAGTGCTGAGTGAGTTCCCTGAGCCGATGGTGGCCCGGTACATCCGCATCTACCCCCAGCGCTGGAATGGGAGCCTCTGCCTGCGCCTCGAGGTCCTGGGGTGCCCCCTTTCCGGTAACAGTCACTCCGAAGCAGCCTGGGGGGCTATGATGGGGTGGCAGCTCTCCAGCTGTCCCCCACCACTGTGTCCCTGACCCCTCCACAGCTGTCAGCAGCTACTACACCCAGCAGAACGAGGTGACTTCCACGGACAACCTGGACTTCCGACACCACTCCTACAAGGACATGAGACaggtgggcactgctggggggcaGATCCGCTGGGGGGTGGGATCCTCTGTGGGGGGTGGGACACTCCATGAACacatccatgggctgggatccTCCATGGGGTAGACACGGCCATGGTCATGGGATCCATCACGGTGGTGGAATCCTCTGTCGGGGTTGGATCCTCCATGGGGGTGGGCACCTCCTTGGGGGTGTGCAGCTTGGTGGGGGATGGGATCCTCCATGGTGCAGGAATCATCTGTGGGGGGTGGACTTATCCCCCCAAGTGCTGCCCCCATTTCCGCCCACCCTGCAGCTGATGAAGGTGGTGAACGAGGAGTGTCCCACCATCACCCGCATCTACAACATCGGCAAGAGCTCGCGGGGGCTGAAGATCTACGCCATGGAGATCTCTGACAGCCCGGGCGAGCATG from Pseudopipra pipra isolate bDixPip1 chromosome 28, bDixPip1.hap1, whole genome shotgun sequence includes these protein-coding regions:
- the CAPG gene encoding macrophage-capping protein isoform X1 translates to MYTALPKSGSPFGPAAALPGLHIWRVEQLRPVEVPEAARGIFFSGDSYLVLHNGPEERAHLHLWMGRDSSQDERGACALLSTQLSSLLGERPVTHREVQGNESDLFMEYFPHGLTYQQEGGVASAFKPTWPSPSPGPAPKLYQVKGKRKIRVSERDPAWASFNTGDCFLLDLGQTLFVWCGARSNVLERSRAQELAVAIRDSERGGKARLEIVVDGEEPPEMVQVLGPKPPLQEGSPEEDVAADRSNMGAAVLYKVSDVTGRMDLTQVAAGSPFSQSLLCPDDCFVLDNGAGGKVYVWKGRKANEQERRAALRVAEEVIARMGHPPQTQVEILPQGCETPLFKQFFTSWK
- the CAPG gene encoding macrophage-capping protein isoform X2; translated protein: MYTALPKSGSPFGPAAALPGLHIWRVEQLRPVEVPEAARGIFFSGDSYLVLHNGPEERAHLHLWMGRDSSQDERGACALLSTQLSSLLGERPVTHREVQGNESDLFMEYFPHGLTYQEGGVASAFKPTWPSPSPGPAPKLYQVKGKRKIRVSERDPAWASFNTGDCFLLDLGQTLFVWCGARSNVLERSRAQELAVAIRDSERGGKARLEIVVDGEEPPEMVQVLGPKPPLQEGSPEEDVAADRSNMGAAVLYKVSDVTGRMDLTQVAAGSPFSQSLLCPDDCFVLDNGAGGKVYVWKGRKANEQERRAALRVAEEVIARMGHPPQTQVEILPQGCETPLFKQFFTSWK